A genome region from Musa acuminata AAA Group cultivar baxijiao chromosome BXJ3-5, Cavendish_Baxijiao_AAA, whole genome shotgun sequence includes the following:
- the LOC103985074 gene encoding SCAR-like protein 1, with protein sequence MPTVRYQIRNEYGLADPELHRAADKDDPEAILEGVAMAGLVGVLRQLGDLAEFAAEIFRDLHEEVMGTAARGHGLMLRVQQLEAELPSVEKAIFSQSSHSNFAYNDGIDWHSSIQMDQNLITQGDMPRFILDSYEECRGPPRLFTLDKFDTAGAGACLKRYSDPSFFKMELVSSGLVETEIPREKKSRKMRKKGSNWKKGQTLESLLSPLADSTSQTTVSDQVSSKSATRLVRLRYRNSNNTNGSKGCNLRKCLLALHSDEQKVVLDNSRRHSSLNVNLVDSGELTSVMHDTVMEVSANYPLVRDVSATETPTKEVVKLTYKFDHWKTGTEEFSEALHGPLGDMQNPQRNFNFVENKEKFADAENKSESSNCDGELSDTEKTTSVQVADHKLGDVEHILEDSNNGYKTEDGGSEQENFMDALNSMEPEVETDSENKDRPDLGVTQKEAYDMNFYTSETLDELLTQFSKQDMAAVSIVSIGLNHNLESGISSNLCNLSETPATQEKEITSNSSANSEYLLGETNDESCEECLPHDEVANSFDMISDGASDIKSFDNPILRSEIGEEPCNSCDINSTSNLISTGPQQGFDTLQFVKAYHVGTSADHEAQLGRDETIKFSDGSPHSNRSDPEIHQPPELVEELVLEGITEMLDMPNRLSSSPARTLPMEDHGNEGSPFITAPTEKETQDSMDQGTKSFAFKNDTTASLGGRSIITTAPHLDPDIIIIQHDVALDINICQYPEESTIETSSDYLKGTDDVEYPEESTVEISSEYVKGTDDVVQTMNGPSIGSKDDIISENPHPPCNPVELILEEMESGSGMSDYLSESKYESSLTEVFEGHIEVVSHPSNASIEKSPQLTDQDAEVCSTESTPILISAIVTITDKDCTEKLENIDVENLEVGCEDTDDMTKQNLAMPEIPQPQLEHFSGTEETLQSPKVKLAEPQESHKTNSTEQVPLCFESETFFDRVINYPVLVGDGLKLANEYIQENLQSDVQGFEQITDVKDMSAENFASEDETNSYDSSPVYTKESSGLPLQLVEDSIDSAVSYQHQMKTRETFSPKMAKSLDSQSTPDMAVFSGVEQSAQDPVASHGLPVEDSSDANDDGLHGDICDMMPNVHVHGNLHPFVNDTCLEYPVESKQDFGPKCSAQGHHESAKQEMSLSANLLLDHASASLPEEAFTLQASNEVEIESSHQKGEYFELDIPINSVDVDEEPSERPEQNHHAFMSNVKYDELDITPSSTTMTEKLGSALVSSECCSEISACQIASNVSDMTFSLSPSSVVFVTERTSRLSSEPQSDESTSCFPSQNSEEPPPLPPLPPLQWRTQKLQVSSLLPNANSSASLAVTNPFVTPSDIKPANKFITSPSGLSELPPIVVDQSHQPDAQCLEGNLVHSSNSLSLISSSLVYEKNMHAPDAQEGLRLPLADSFTRLPILESQISQHSAFQEEKVQPVPDKRFHQPDAQCLEGNLVHSSNSLSLISSSLVYEKNIHAPDAQEGLSLPLADSFTPLPILESQISQHSAFQEEKVQPVPEKRFHQPDAQCLEGNLVHSSNSLSLISSSLVYEKNIHAPDAQEGLRLPLADSFTPLPILESQISQHSAFQEEKVQPVPDKRFHQPDAQCLEGNLVHSSNSLSLISSSLVYEKNIHAPDAQEGLRLPLADSFTPLPILESQISQHSAFQEEKVQPVPDKRFHQPDAHCLEGNLVHSSNSLSLISSSLVYEKNIHAPDAQEGLRLPLADSFTPLPIFESQISQHSALQEEKVQPVPDKRFQISQLWPGSDLEKFHYSEHNHLKLEKEVIQPQNLFLFESTLEDYNHHHNYGDFGGESAHLLKSSDLSLFSRLEMPQSGYVYSLEGSHSTPFGVVPTREDEWHSIKPHSIRNRPRNPLIEAVAAHDRSTLRKVPEQAKPSNESKADKKDAVLESNILQLRKVSEHMKPSNKPKADERDELLEQIRNKSFSLKPAVLSKTNNKGHSTNIKVAAILEKANALRQAMVGSDEEDGGDGWSDC encoded by the exons ATGCCAACGGTTCGGTACCAGATAAGGAACGAGTACGGGTTGGCGGATCCGGAGCTCCACCGGGCCGCCGACAAGGATGATCCCGAGGCCATCCTCGAAGGGGTCGCCATGGCCGGCCTCGTTGGCGTGCTGCGCCAGCTCGGAGATCTCGCGGA GTTCGCTGCAGAAATATTTCGTGACTTGCATGAAGAAGTAATGGGAACTGCTGCTAGAGGGCATGGATTGATGCTTCGTGTCCAGCAGCTTGAAGCAGAGTTGCCATCAGTTGAAAAGGCTATTTTCTCTCAGTCTAGTCATTCAAATTTTGCTTACAATGATG GTATTGATTGGCACTCTAGTATTCAAATGGATCAAAACCTAATCACTCAAGGAGATATGCCACGTTTTATCTTGGACTCATATGAAGAATGCCGTGGGCCACCTCGGTTATTCACCCTGGATAA GTTTGATACTGCTGGTGCTGGAGCCTGCTTGAAAAGATACTCGGATCCATCTTTCTTCAAGATGGAACTAGTCTCCTCTGGCTTGGTAGAAACAGAGATACCAAGAGAGAAAAAATCTCGTAAGATGAGG AAGAAGGGGTCAAACTGGAAAAAAGGTCAAACCCTCGAGTCTTTATTGTCACCACTTGCAGATTCCAC TTCGCAGACAACAGTGTCTGATCAGGTTTCCAGTAAATCTGCCACCAGACTTGTGAGATTGAGATATAGGAACTCAAATAATACTAATGGAAGCAAAGGATGTAActtaagaaaatgtcttcttgcaCTGCATTCAGATGAGCAGAAAGTTGTTTTGGACAATAGTAGAAGACATTCAAGCTTAAACGTAAATTTAGTGGATTCAGGTGAATTGACTTCTGTAATGCATGACACCGTTATGGAAGTATCAGCAAACTATCCATTAGTTAGAGATGTTAGTGCTACCGAGACCCCTACCAAAGAAGTGGTAAAGTTAACATATAAATTTGATCATTGGAAGACTGGAACTGAAGAATTTTCAGAAGCACTTCATGGGCCACTTGGTGACATGCAAAATCCACAGAGAAACTTCAACTTTGTGGAGAACAAAGAAAAGTTTGCTGATGCTGAAAATAAATCAGAAAGCAGTAACTGTGATGGTGAGCTTAGTGATACTGAGAAAACCACATCAGTTCAGGTGGCAGATCATAAATTAGGGGATGTTGAACATATATTAGAAGACAGTAACAATGGCTATAAGACTGAAGATGGTGGTAGCGAGCAGGAGAATTTCATGGATGCACTGAACAGCATGGAACCAGAAGTAGAAACagattctgaaaataaagatagacCAGATCTTGGTGTTACACAAAAGGAAgcttatgatatgaatttttacACCAGTGAAACGCTAGACGAGCTGCTGACTCAATTTTCAAAACAGGATATGGCAGCAGTCTCTATTGTGTCAATAGGGTTGAACCATAATTTAGAGAGTGGAATATCAAGTAATCTGTGTAATTTAAGTGAGACACCAGCAACTCAAGAAAAAGAAATCACCTCAAATTCTTCTGCAAATTCAGAATATCTTCTTGGTGAAACCAATGATGAAAGCTGTGAAGAGTGTTTGCCACATGACGAGGTTGCCAACTCATTTGATATGATTTCTGATGGAGCTAGCGATATAAAGTCATTTGATAATCCCATTTTGAGATCAGAAATCGGAGAGGAACCTTGCAATTCTTGTGATATAAACTCAACTTCTAATCTCATTAGCACTGGTCCTCAACAAGGCTTTGATACACTGCAATTTGTTAAAGCTTACCACGTCGGCACTTCAGCTGATCATGAAGCACAGTTAGGAAGAGATGAGACCATCAAATTCTCAGATG GCTCACCTCATTCTAATAGGAGTGATCCCGAGATACATCAGCCTCCAGAGCTTGTGGAAGAGCTGGTTTTAGAAGGCATTACAGAGATGCTTGACATGCCTAACCGCCTTTCCTCTTCACCAGCTAGAACTTTACCCATGGAAGATCATGGTAATGAAGGTTCACCATTTATCACTGCACCAACAGAAAAAGAGACGCAGGATTCAATGGATCAAGGAACCAAATCTTTTGCCTTCAAAAATGATACAACAGCTAGTTTAGGTGGGAGGAGCATCATAACAACTGCCCCTCATTTAGATCCTGATATCATCATCATACAACATGATGTTGCTTTAGACATAAACATTTGTCAGTATCCTGAAGAATCAACCATAGAAACATCTTCTGATTATTTGAAGGGAACTGACGATGTAGAGTATCCTGAAGAATCAACCGTAGAAATATCTTCTGAATATGTGAAGGGAACTGACGATGTGGTTCAAACTATGAATG GCCCATCTATTGGGagtaaagatgacattatttctgaaAACCCTCATCCTCCGTGCAATCCTGTTGAGCTAATTTTAGAGGAGATGGAATCCGGATCTGGCATGTCTGATTATCTTTCTGAATCAAAATATGAGAGCAGCCTTACAGAAGTTTTTGAGGGGCATATTGAAGTCGTGTCACATCCTTCAAATGCAAGTATAGAGAAGTCACCACAGTTGACAGATCAAGATGCTGAAGTATGTTCAACTGAAAGCACACCAATTCTTATTTCTGCTATTGTCACCATCACTGATAAAGATTGCACTGAGAAATTGGAAAATATTGATGTTGAAAATCTAGAAGTTGGTTGTGAGGACACTGATGACATGACAAAACAAAATCTTGCAATGCCTGAAATACCACAACCTCAGTTGGAGCATTTTTCGGGCACTGAGGAAACCCTACAATCGCCCAAGGTGAAATTAGCAGAACCTCAAGAGTCCCACAAGACGAACTCCACAGAGCAGGTGCCTTTGTGttttgaaagtgaaacatttttcGATAGGGTCATTAATTATCCTGTCCTTGTTGGTGATGGTCTAAAATTGGCTAATGAGTATATTCAGGAGAACCTCCAAAGTGATGTTCAAGGGTTTGAACAAATTACTGATGTCAAAGATATGTCAGCTGAAAATTTTGCATCTGAAGATGAGACTAATAGTTATGATTCTTCCCCGGTCTACACTAAAGAATCATCTGGCCTTCCACTACAGTTGGTAGAAGATAGCATTGATTCTGCGGTCTCATATCAGCATCAAATGAAGACCCGTGAAACATTTAGTCCGAAGATGGCGAAATCTCTAGATTCACAAAGCACTCCAGACATGGCAGTTTTTTCAGGGGTAGAACAATCAGCACAAGACCCTGTTGCTTCACATGGATTGCCTGTTGAAGATTCATCCGATGCAAATGATGATGGATTGCATGGTGACATTTGTGATATGATGCCAAATGTGCATGTCCATGGGAATCTGCATCCTTTTGTCAATGATACATGTCTAGAATATCCTGTAGAAAGCAAACAAGATTTTGGTCCAAAATGTTCAGCACAAGGTCATCATGAAAGTGCAAAACAAGAGATGTCTTTATCGGCCAACTTATTGCTTGATCATGCAAGTGCAAGTTTACCTGAGGAGGCATTTACCTTGCAAGCCAGCAATGAAGTAGAAATAGAATCTTCACATCAGAAGGGTGAATATTTTGAGCTTGACATTCCTATTAACTCTGTTGATGTTGATGAAGAACCATCAGAAAGACCTGAACAAAATCATCATGCGTTCATGAGCAATGTAAAGTATGATGAGTTGGACATAACGCCATCAAGCACAACCATGACTGAAAAGCTGGGTTCAGCACTTGTTTCATCGGAATGCTGTTCTGAAATTTCTGCATGTCAAATTGCTTCCAATGTCTCAGATATGACGTTTTCACTTTCACCAAGCTCCGTTGTTTTCGTTACTGAAAGAACATCAAGACTATCCTCTGAGCCGCAGTCAGATGAATCAACTTCGTGCTTTCCTTCACAGAATTCTGAAGAACCACCCCCACTTCCCCCACTCCCCCCTCTTCAATGGAGAACTCAAAAGCTTCAAGTGAGCTCCTTATTGCCAAATGCAAATTCATCTGCGTCTTTGGCTGTAACAAACCCATTTGTGACACCATCAGACATCAAGCCAGCAAACAAATTTATCACATCACCATCTGGTTTGTCTGAACTACCACCAATTGTTGTTGATCAGAGCCATCAGCCTGATGCTCAATGTCTAGAGGGGAACCTTGTGCATTCATCAAATTCATTGTCATTGATATCATCATCTTTAGTCTATGAGAAGAATATGCATGCTCCTGATGCACAAGAGGGATTAAGATTACCTCTGGCAGATTCATTTACACGGCTTCCTATATTGGAAAGCCAGATCTCTCAGCATTCTGCATTTCAGGAAGAAAAAGTTCAGCCTGTACCAGATAAGAGATTTCATCAGCCTGATGCTCAATGTCTAGAGGGGAACCTTGTGCATTCATCAAATTCGTTGTCATTGATATCATCATCTTTAGTCTATGAGAAGAATATACATGCTCCTGATGCACAAGAGGGATTAAGCTTACCTCTGGCAGATTCATTTACACCGCTTCCTATATTGGAAAGCCAGATCTCTCAGCATTCTGCATTTCAGGAAGAAAAAGTTCAGCCTGTACCAGAGAAGAGATTTCATCAGCCTGATGCTCAATGTCTAGAGGGGAACCTTGTGCATTCATCAAATTCATTGTCATTGATATCATCATCTTTAGTCTATGAGAAGAATATACATGCTCCTGATGCACAAGAGGGATTAAGATTACCTCTGGCAGATTCATTTACACCGCTTCCTATATTGGAAAGCCAGATCTCTCAGCATTCTGCATTTCAGGAAGAAAAAGTTCAGCCTGTACCAGATAAGAGATTTCATCAGCCTGATGCTCAATGTCTAGAGGGGAACCTTGTGCATTCATCAAATTCATTGTCATTGATATCATCATCTTTAGTCTATGAGAAGAATATACATGCTCCTGATGCACAAGAGGGATTAAGATTACCTCTGGCAGATTCATTTACACCGCTTCCTATATTGGAAAGCCAGATCTCTCAGCATTCTGCATTTCAGGAAGAAAAAGTTCAGCCTGTACCAGATAAGAGATTTCATCAGCCTGATGCTCACTGTCTAGAGGGGAACCTTGTGCATTCATCAAATTCATTGTCATTGATATCATCATCTTTAGTCTATGAGAAGAATATACATGCTCCTGATGCACAAGAGGGATTAAGATTACCTCTGGCAGATTCATTTACACCGCTTCCTATATTTGAAAGCCAAATCTCTCAGCATTCTGCATTGCAGGAAGAAAAAGTTCAGCCTGTACCAGATAAGAGATTTCAGATTAGTCAGCTGTGGCCAGGTTCAGACTTGGAGAAATTTCATTATTCTGAGCACAATCACCTAAAATTGGAAAAAGAAGTGATCCAGCCTCAGAATTTATTTTTGTTTGAatctactttagaagattataaccaTCACCATAATTATGGAGATTTTGGAGGTGAAAGTGCACACCTTCTGAAGTCGTCTGATCTCTCACTCTTTTCAAGATTGGAGATGCCTCAATCTGGCTAtgtatattctttggaagggagtcATTCCACGCCATTTGGTGTTGTACCTACAAGAGAAGATGAATGGCATAGCATTAAACCCCATTCCATACGTAATCGCCCCCGAAATCCACTGATAGAAGCTGTTGCTGCCCATGACAGAAGCACG TTAAGAAAGGTGCCGGAGCAAGCTAAGCCTTCAAATGAGTCGAAGGCAGACAAAAAGGATGCAGTGCTAGAGTCCAATATTTTGCAGTTGAGGAAGGTATCAGAGCATATGAAGCCCTCCAATAAACCTAAGGCAGATGAGAGAGATGAGTTACTGGAGCAGATAAGAAACAAG tcgTTCAGTCTGAAACCAGCAGTCCTTTCAAAGACAAACAACAAGGGCCACTCAACAAATATTAAAGTTGCTGCCATCTTAGAGAAGGCAAATGCACTGCGCCAG GCAATGGTGGGAAGTGATGAAGAAGATGGTGGAGATGGTTGGAGTGACTGCTGA
- the LOC135638970 gene encoding TOM1-like protein 6 encodes MTVRNFPSPRIILSLPQVFASLSLSLLFSRLGETPKSRAEMLSFSSSSSSSSATGRVEKATCHLLIGPDWTMNMDICDNINNDQWQAKEVLKAVKKRLQNKNSKVQFLALTLLETIIKNCGEYVHFQVAECKILQEMVKIVRKKTDMQVRDKILVLLDSWQEAFGGPGGKYPQYYYAYIELKRFGIVFPQRPANTPPILTPPVTHLALTSGHGQVGYGVPSITSTRLDETMATDIGNLSLSDFSHIRDVMGLLKEMLQAVNPNDQGAIKDELIIDLVNQCRTNQKKLMQLVSSTGDEKLLGEALELNDNLQSVLAKHEAIASGSPLLHEQPKSLSQAKEPIKHPVASSSRVEDEDEDDEFAQLARRNSNFKQATSVESPNRSDVTRVTESSTSSSAMSNALVPLDPPPPPVKTQKEPEQDMIDLLSITLSTYPSSPQTPLTPPSASQQGYAPHDSYVAPWAQRALPAPQPSPSWAATDATPSTYSSAPSSGADTHAAYLPAYSPTPLQQYNSFGSRINGTTTTSVAARETPVNLIPRHSGTTTSAKPYVLPNRLFEDLIDLRSTSSGQKTGAASNQPMIGGKK; translated from the exons ATGACGGTGAGGAATTTTCCTTCTCCTCGTATTATATTATCTCTTCCGCAAGtcttcgcctctctctctctctcccttctatTCTCTCGTCTTGGGGAAACCCCAAAGTCTCGAGCCGAGATGttgtccttctcctcctcctcctcctcctcgtcggcgACCGGCCGAGTCGAGAAGGCGACGTGCCATCTGTTGATCGGCCCCGATTGGACGATGAACATGGATATCTGCGACAACATCAACAACGATCAGTG GCAGGCAAAGGAAgtgcttaaagcagttaagaagcGTTTGCAGAACAAAAATTCGAAGGTTCAATTCCTTGCTTTGACG CTTCTGGAGACAATAATAAAGAACTGTGGTGAGTATGTACATTTTCAGGTTGCTGAATGCAAAATTCTACAAGAAATGGTCAAAATTGTTAGAAAAAAG ACAGATATGCAAGTACGGGATAAAATTTTGGTACTGCTGGATTCTTGGCAAGAAGCATTTGGTGGACCTGGTGGGAAATATCCACAATATTATTACGCATACATTGAACTAAAG AGATTTGGAATAGTATTCCCGCAACGGCCAGCAAACACTCCACCAATACTTACTCCTCCAGTTACACACTTGGCATTAACATCAGGACATGGCCAAGTAGGGTATGGTGTTCCAAGCATTACTTCTACGAGACTTGATGAAACAATGGCAACTGACATAGGAAATCTGAG TTTATCAGACTTCAGTCACATTCGTGATGTTATGGGGCTATTGAAGGAGATGCTGCAGGCTGTGAACCCTAATGATCAAGGG gccataaaagatgaattGATCATAGATCTTGTGAACCAATGTCGGACCAACCAAAAAAAGCTTATGCAGCTAGTCAGCTCCACTGG GGATGAAAAGCTTTTAGGAGAAGCTCTTGAACTGAATGATAACTTGCAAAGTGTGCTTGCGAAGCATGAAGCCATAGCCTCTGGATCTCCTCTGCTTCACGAGCAACCAAAATCCCTTTCGCAGGCGAAGGAGCCGATCAAGCATCCTGTTGCAAGCAGCAGCCGGGttgaagacgaagacgaagatgATGAATTTGCACAATTGGCTCGCAG GAACTCGAATTTTAAGCAAGCTACATCAGTTGAGTCACCAAATCGGAGTGATGTGACTAGGGTCACCGAGTCAAGTACCTCATCCTCCGCCATGAGCAATGCCTTGGTTCCGCTtgatccccctcctcctcctgttAAGACCCAAAAAGAGCCAGAGCAGGACATGATTGATCTTCTGAGCATCACTTTGTCGACGTACCCATCATCACCTCAGACACCACTAACACCTCCATCAGCAAGTCAGCAAGGGTACGCTCCCCACGACAGTTATGTTGCACCCTGGGCTCAGCGAGCACTTCCTGCGCCTCAGCCTTCCCCGTCGTGGGCTGCCACAGATGCTACCCCGAGTACCTATTCGTCAGCCCCATCCTCTGGTGCCGATACTCATGCTGCTTACTTGCCTGCTTATTCTCCTACGCCTCTACAGCAGTACAACTCCTTTGGCTCTAGGATCAATGGTACCACCACCACCAGTGTTGCCGCCAGGGAAACACCGGTGAATTTAATTCCCAGACACAGTGGGACTACAACTTCTGCAAAACCATACGTTCTTCCTAACAGATTATTTGAAGATTTGATAGATTTGAGAAGCACCAGTAGTGGACAAAAGACGGGTGCAGCATCAAATCAACCTATGATCGGTGGGAAGAAATAA